GATTGTATGCGTCCACCAAAGTATTTATAGTCGGAATGGGTTTTCCTAGGAGGGCCCGTCTAACCAGGGCCTCGGCCGCCGGCCGGATCTTAGTGGGATCAACCCCTATATTCCAGAAGAAATCTCTATAAGCCCTGAATACAGGTTCATCCTTCAAGGACTCCAGTTTATATTGTGTCCTAATCTTCTTGAGTACCTCGCCTTTAAAAGCCTCCAAGGACTCATCTAAACTCTTCACGGTTACGCCTGAAATGGTAGAAAGTAATACCGATAAACCAGGGTGATCTGATTTAAGCCTCCCATCGATGATCAACTTCAACCGAGTCAACTCCTCCAATTACTATCAGTTAATTAAAGTTCATAATAAGTTTGAAAATTCAATCTTCGAGCCTCAGATTCAATTTCACCATAACTCATAAGTCATGGATACCGATGATCTCATCTTTTCAGTCAGCTTCATGTTTAATCTCACTTTTATACATGGATACGTTGGCTTTCATGGACAGAACGGCCCAGCTACATGTTTGGATATCCCCACATCCTTAATACATCGACATCAACTACAAATCAGTTTATTAGAAATAAACGATTTTCTAGTTGAGGGGCCTCTTCCATGTTAAGTTTAGCATGATAACCTTAACGTGGATTGGGAATAGGATATAATGGAAAAATTAAAAGGTTACAGCCTCCATATAAGGGCTATGTTCGATAAGAAAGAATTAAAGCTTCTAAAGGAGCTTATAATTGACAGCCGCCAGAGGATCACGGAGCTGGCTAAGAAATGTGGATTAACGAGACAGAGCGTCTATGAAAAGATGTCGGAGTTCAAGCTTAAAGGGATCAGGTTTACAATAGATGTGAAGCCTCAGGATCTCGGATTGAACCTCATAGCATATATTCTAGTAGTGGCCGATCCTCATAAAGCCTTCAGGGAGGAGACAGATAAACTAATAAAGAAGTTCAGAGAGATATCCCAGATCCATTATATCCTAGGCAGATTCGACGTTATAGCGGAGGTCATGGTGAAAGATATAGAGGAATTTAGGGATGTATTAACCCGCGTCCAAGGACTGCCAGCAGTGAGGAAGACCGAGACATTAATAGTTTATGAGAGCACTAAACAGGATAGATTGGATCCACTATTGAGGGCCCTGGAGAAAGAGCTGGAACGAAAGGAATAAAGGTATATAAAGGATTTCGAAGCAAATTCTTTCAACTTCTGAAACATCTTAGGATGGAAGGAGCTACTTCGCAGATGGCTGAGGGAATTGAATAGAGACTCTAGGTGGAGAAGTTCGCCCATTCATTCATATATTTCCACCATTCGTCGTCTCCTACTTGGTCTACTCTATCTAGGATCGAGAGGAGCTGCTTTAGACTTTTGTGATGCCTTTCCTCCTCCAGAGATATCTGATTTAAGATGGCTTTGACGTCTACATCCTCAACCTTCTCAGCTACATCTTTAACCTTCCCGAGCATGGCCTCTTCCTCAGATATGTGCCGGCTCAATTCCTCTTTTAGGATTCGTTTATCAGCTTCGGCTATGTGGACGCCCTGAGCTGCGTCTAATAGAGCCCTTATTATACTTGCATGCTTCATCGAATCCAATATTAGAGTATGGAGTAGAAGCCTTATGATGTTGTTTCTAACCCTGTTCATGAGGGAACCTAAGCGTTCAGCCACTTCACCCTCAAATTTCTCGAGATTACTTAGGAGCTCCATCGCGTCGCCATCTATGGCATGCATGGGCTTTCTCCCTCCTAATTTACCCTTCTAAACTATCGGTCAAAACTCATCGAAGAAGCTATTTAAGTTAACTCGTAGGATCTCCCTATCTCATTGAAAGCTATATCGTGGATCTGAATGAACAACTTCTCTCCCTTCCGATATATACTTCATGCTACTCGTTAGGCCTGGCGGTATCGCGCCATCCTCAACGGCTTCAGGAAGATGGGTGGGATGATCTATTGGATTGTAACTGACAGAACTTCGAGGACGGAAGGGTATGTAAGCGAAATAAAACTTCCTCGAAGTAGGTGCAGGTCA
This region of Candidatus Bathyarchaeota archaeon genomic DNA includes:
- a CDS encoding Lrp/AsnC family transcriptional regulator; translated protein: MEKLKGYSLHIRAMFDKKELKLLKELIIDSRQRITELAKKCGLTRQSVYEKMSEFKLKGIRFTIDVKPQDLGLNLIAYILVVADPHKAFREETDKLIKKFREISQIHYILGRFDVIAEVMVKDIEEFRDVLTRVQGLPAVRKTETLIVYESTKQDRLDPLLRALEKELERKE